One Helicoverpa zea isolate HzStark_Cry1AcR chromosome 11, ilHelZeax1.1, whole genome shotgun sequence genomic window carries:
- the LOC124634422 gene encoding vacuolar protein sorting-associated protein 16 homolog, giving the protein MSALLTADWFQLDSYYRKFDLYNMVWAMDEGLDHMIVSGAPYGGPIAVVRDRKQYVRILGTSKPVITLYNGVGTIISKIVWNSGELVHMGWSNEEQLLCIQESGDVLVYDMFGAYQRTFNMGQEVRDTKVSKAQLFPNPVGVGLAVITTTNRMFLLSNVSDPKVRSVPDLPRANEPISCWCVLSTGFLVCRDKEIYKCQLGESRAVLMRPEIKNPYTQILSIVASQNGMHVAFFTDSGILWIGSSDFKTTYSEIDTGFIKQPKELMWCGSQAVVGHWDDMMCIYGSKGQSVQYPYDGPFHLIQEIDCVRVVSETTHELIQKVPFVVEKIFRINSTAPGSYLMEASRQFQLHSHRADEYIRLVKPDLPIAVQDCIDAAAFEFSPDVQKKLIRAAQFGKCFFMDPELTEHFVKTGRWLRVLNSVRDPKVAIPLTSTQMAHLGERVLLDRLIWRRLHCLAGYIASHLHMKDGKTRVLSHWACYKVTQPHLDNESAAREIGEKLRGVPGISYTMIAMKAAEKGRKALAIKILEYETHSKLQVPLLLSLGEGPTALLKATASGDTDLINIVLLHLKEKMGKREFELTIRGFALAHALYIKYCANNNREALRQVYVQEDDFQGQAATHIRDAIDQTNPGSIEASLISARECYKKGKNDLGVSTCEDARKLCKQQSSLQETYGSSFVGLSLHDTVRKLLEQGEIKLADKLRSEYRMPDRRYWWLRILTLAESDDWAELDKFSKSKKSPVGYEPFVDACLKYCKHEEALKYLPRCADDIKVKYYVKAGYYEEAAEVAFEQKDMSALLYVQNKCPLNESTKHAKIASLLERLPTKK; this is encoded by the exons ATGTCGGCCCTTTTGACTGCCGACTGGTTCCAGTTGGACTCCTATTACAG GAAGTTTGACCTCTACAACATGGTCTGGGCTATGGACGAAGGCCTGGATCACATGATTGTGAGTGGAGCACCGTACGGTGGCCCCATAGCCGTGGTGCGGGACAGGAAGCAGTATGTGAGGATCTTGGGTACCAGCAAGCCAGTTATCACTCTGTACAATGGAGTTGGAACTATTATTTCTAAGATAGTG TGGAACAGTGGTGAGCTTGTCCACATGGGCTGGTCCAATGAAGAACAACTCCTGTGCATCCAGGAAAGCGGGGATGTCCTGGTCTATGACATGTTTGGAGCTTATCAGAGGACCTTTAACATGGGTCAGGAAGTCAGGGACACTAAG GTGTCCAAAGCCCAGTTGTTCCCGAACCCAGTGGGTGTGGGCCTAGCCGTGATCACAACCACCAACCGCATGTTCCTGCTCAGCAATGTCTCTGACCCTAAAGTTAGATCCGTACCTGACTTGCCAC GAGCGAATGAACCTATCTCATGTTGGTGCGTTCTGAGTACTGGCTTCCTTGTATGCAGGGACAAGGAAATCTATAAGTGCCAGCTGGGCGAGTCGCGGGCTGTGCTTATG CGTCCCGAAATAAAGAATCCATACACGCAGATTCTTTCAATAGTTGCATCTCAGAACGGCATGCATGTTGCATTCTTCACCGACTCCGGCATACTGTGGATCGGGTCGTCCGACTTCAAGACGACTTATTCTGAGATCGATACCGGATTTATTAAGCAGCCTAAAGAGTTGATGTG GTGCGGTTCTCAAGCAGTAGTAGGCCACTGGGACGACATGATGTGTATCTACGGATCTAAGGGCCAATCCGTGCAATACCCCTACGACGGACCGTTCCATCTCATACAAGAGATCGATTGCGTTCGAGTTGTCTCCGAAACCACGCACGAACTCATCCAGAAAGTTCCATTCGTCGTCGAGAAAATATTCCGCATCAATAGTACGGCCCCTGGGTCGTATTTGATGGAGGCTTCTAGGCAGTTCCAG ttgCACAGTCACCGAGCAGATGAATACATAAGACTGGTGAAGCCTGATCTTCCTATAGCTGTGCAAGATTGCATCGATGCTGCTGCCTTTGAGTTCAGCCCAGATGTCCAAAAGAAACTGATCAGGGCCGCTCAGTTCGGCAAATGTTTCTTCATGGACCCTGAATTGACGGAACATTTCGTCAAAACTGGGCGGTGGCTGAGGGTCTTGAACTCCGTTCGAGACCCCAAAGTGGCTATACCGCTTACTTCTACGCA GATGGCTCACCTCGGTGAAAGGGTGCTGCTAGACCGTTTGATCTGGCGTCGTCTGCATTGCCTGGCTGGGTACATTGCGTCACATTTGCACATGAAGGATGGGAAGACCAGAGTACTCTCACACTGGGCTTGTTATAAG GTGACTCAACCTCACTTAGACAACGAGAGCGCTGCCCGCGAGATTGGCGAGAAACTTCGCGGAGTGCCTGGAATATCCTACACCATGATTGCCATGAAAGCAGCTGAAAAGGGACGAAAGGCGCTTGCTATCAAA ATATTGGAATATGAAACTCACAGCAAACTTCAAGTTCCTCTGCTCTTGTCTTTGGGCGAGGGACCAACTGCTTTACTGAAAGCGACTGCCAGTGGCGACACCGATCTGATCAATATAGTACTGCTGCATCTCAAGGAGAAGATGGGGAAACGCGAATTTGAG CTCACAATACGCGGCTTCGCCCTCGCCCACGCTCTCTACATAAAGTACTGCGCGAATAACAACCGCGAGGCTCTGCGTCAAGTCTACGTACAAGAAGACGACTTCCAAGGACAGGCCGCCACGCATATCCGTGATGCGATAGACCAGACCAACCCGGGGAGCATTGAGGCGTCGCTTATATCTGCTAGGGAGTGCTATAAGAAGGGGAAGAATGATTTGG GCGTCTCCACCTGCGAGGACGCCCGCAAACTCTGCAAGCAGCAGTCCAGCCTACAAGAGACATACGGCAGCAGCTTCGTAGGCCTCTCTCTACACGACACGGTCCGCAAGTTGCTGGAGCAGGGCGAAATCAAGTTAGCTGATAAACTGCGCTCGGAGTACAGGATGCCTGATAGACG TTACTGGTGGCTCCGTATCCTAACCCTAGCCGAGAGCGATGACTGGGCTGAGCTGGACAAGTTCTCCAAGTCCAAGAAATCTCCCGTTGGGTACGAACCTTTTGTGGATGCCTGTCTCAAGTATTGCAAGCATGAAGAGGCGCTGAAGTACCTGCCTCGCTGCGCTGATGATATTAAAGTCAAGTATTATGTGAAAGCTGG TTACTACGAAGAAGCGGCCGAAGTAGCCTTCGAACAGAAAGACATGAGCGCTCTCTTGTACGTACAGAACAAATGTCCTCTCAACGAGTCCACAAAACACGCCAAAATCGCGTCACTGCTCGAACGACTACCCACCAAGAAGTAA
- the LOC124634426 gene encoding juxtaposed with another zinc finger protein 1: MAVFMINICKFNGCGITFPRLADLIEHIEDVHIDYDPAVVEQKEASQPACIPLSYVLKFITEASRRENQNTAPAPDVRRRLLSAPKTPSVRSSTPTGSEMDEDELVSPSEDSNDSWTTAEEYSSEFILRYGVKMNASASSGALGPAAQEKPFACPVPGCKKRYKNVNGIKYHSKNGHKKDGKVKKAYRCQCGKSYKTAQGLKSHSISQHIASSQPSTSEPHKLHAPKMPGLVVTSSPAHSRTLNLLDASDNKLVRIYDTIKSKDLPAFSVPKHVSVVARHAGLLAPAAAGPKLALHPHALPQLASLYATDATN; encoded by the exons ATGGCCGTCTTCATGATAAACATCTGTAAATTTAATGGCTGTGGCATAACATTTCCAAGATTAGCGGACCTAATTGAACACATCGAAGATGTTCATATCg attACGATCCGGCAGTGGTAGAACAAAAAGAAGCATCACAACCAGCATGTATTCCTCTAAGCTATGTCCTGAAATTTATTACGGAGGCTTCGAGGCGGGAAAACCAAAACACAGCTCCGGCACCCGATGTACGCCGCCGCCTCTTGTCTGCGCCCAAGACACCTTCAGTCCGCAGCAGCACACCAACCG GGAGTGAGATGGATGAAGACGAACTGGTGAGCCCATCTGAGGACAGCAACGACTCGTGGACGACGGCCGAGGAGTACAGCTCTGAGTTCATACTGCGATATGGCGTCAA AATGAATGCTAGCGCGTCATCCGGTGCCCTGGGTCCCGCTGCTCAAGAGAAGCCGTTTGCCTGTCCCGTTCCTGGATGCAAGAAGAGATACAAGAACGTCAATGGCATCAAGTATCATTCCAAGAATGGCCATAAGAAGGATGGGAA GGTAAAAAAGGCCTACAGATGCCAATGCGGCAAAAGCTACAAAACGGCGCAAGGGCTTAAGAGCCACTCGATATCTCAGCACATCGCGTCCAGCCAGCCGTCGACGTCGGAGCCCCACAAGCTGCACGCGCCCAAGATGCCCGGCCTCGTCGTCACCAGCTCGCCCGCTCACTCGCGTACACTCAACCTCCTGGACGCTTCGGACAACAAGCTCGTGCGGATCTATGATACTATCAAGAGCAAGGATCTGCCCGCTTTCTCTGTGCCCAAGCACGTGAGCGTGGTGGCCCGCCACGCGGGGCTGCtggcgcccgccgccgccgggcCCAAGCTCGCCCTGCACCCGCATGCTCTGCCGCAGCTCGCCTCGCTCTACGCTACCGACGCCACCAACTGA